A single window of Modestobacter italicus DNA harbors:
- a CDS encoding phytoene desaturase family protein — translation MADVIVVGGGHNGLVCAAYLARAGLDVVVLEARGTTGGCASTVDALDGARVNVCNCDHTMVRTTAIADELDLAAHGLSYLDVDPQALHVSWDSPGAAPFVQFRDVDRTIDALAVTHPTQVDGYRRYLADALPVARLLVELTSAPPTPGAVLRRLADRRATALPRLLDWSRRSVGAVLQRYLTDESLVAGAFTTGPAVWGVTAGTPGTGLGATGLAMRHLVGIGRPVGGSGALPAAVHAALVAAGGRVRTGARVAEVLVEGPGVRGVRLSTGEVVEAPAVVCAVDPRQALVDWLGSPPSGAAAMTARWAARPTPDGYESKIDAVVSRLPRLPQVDDALLAATGPFDQHVPTTTIAPPLTEIAAAHALLPEGRVAPRPMLLVNTPSVLDPTMAVGDDHVFSLEVLWTPYSLPGGWASSTEPQRWLTAYAAQVEPGFLDGVRRWRVVTPEDYERDFGMTRGYAPSFAGGPLAALLGRDRELTRYETPVRGLFLTGAGTFPGAGVWGASGRNAASVVLRRHGARAAA, via the coding sequence GTGGCAGACGTCATCGTGGTCGGCGGCGGGCACAACGGGCTGGTGTGCGCCGCCTACCTGGCCCGTGCCGGGCTGGACGTCGTGGTGCTCGAGGCACGCGGCACCACCGGCGGATGCGCGTCCACCGTCGACGCGCTGGACGGCGCCCGGGTCAACGTGTGCAACTGCGACCACACCATGGTCCGCACCACGGCCATCGCCGACGAGCTCGACCTCGCCGCCCACGGGCTGAGCTACCTCGACGTCGACCCGCAGGCCCTGCACGTCTCCTGGGACTCCCCCGGCGCCGCACCGTTCGTCCAGTTCCGGGACGTCGACCGGACCATCGACGCCCTCGCCGTCACCCACCCGACCCAGGTCGACGGCTACCGCCGCTACCTCGCCGACGCCCTCCCGGTGGCCCGGCTGCTGGTGGAGCTGACCTCGGCCCCGCCCACCCCGGGCGCGGTGCTGCGCCGGCTGGCCGACCGGCGGGCCACCGCGCTGCCCCGGCTGCTGGACTGGTCCCGGCGCAGCGTGGGCGCCGTGCTGCAGCGGTACCTGACCGACGAGTCGCTCGTCGCCGGTGCCTTCACCACCGGCCCGGCCGTGTGGGGCGTGACCGCCGGCACCCCGGGCACCGGGCTGGGGGCCACCGGCCTCGCGATGCGGCACCTGGTCGGGATCGGTCGCCCGGTCGGGGGGTCGGGCGCCCTGCCCGCGGCGGTGCACGCGGCCCTGGTCGCGGCCGGCGGCCGGGTGCGCACCGGGGCCCGGGTCGCCGAGGTGCTCGTCGAGGGCCCCGGCGTGCGCGGCGTGCGGCTGAGCACCGGGGAGGTGGTCGAGGCGCCCGCGGTGGTCTGCGCCGTCGACCCGCGGCAGGCCCTGGTCGACTGGCTCGGCTCCCCGCCGTCCGGCGCCGCCGCGATGACCGCCCGGTGGGCGGCGCGCCCGACGCCGGACGGCTACGAGTCGAAGATCGACGCGGTGGTCTCCCGGCTGCCCCGGCTGCCGCAGGTCGACGACGCGCTGCTGGCCGCCACCGGGCCGTTCGACCAGCACGTGCCCACCACCACGATCGCTCCCCCGCTGACCGAGATCGCCGCTGCGCACGCCCTGCTGCCGGAGGGGCGCGTCGCGCCACGGCCCATGCTGCTGGTCAACACGCCCTCGGTGCTGGACCCGACGATGGCGGTCGGCGACGACCACGTGTTCAGCCTCGAGGTGCTGTGGACGCCGTACTCGCTGCCCGGCGGCTGGGCCTCCTCGACCGAACCGCAGCGCTGGCTGACGGCCTACGCCGCCCAGGTCGAGCCGGGCTTCCTCGACGGGGTCCGGCGCTGGCGGGTGGTGACCCCGGAGGACTACGAGCGCGACTTCGGCATGACCCGCGGCTACGCCCCCTCCTTCGCCGGCGGCCCGCTGGCCGCACTGCTGGGCCGGGACCGCGAGCTCACCCGCTACGAGACGCCGGTGCGCGGGCTGTTCCTCACCGGCGCCGGCACGTTCCCCGGCGCCGGTGTGTGGGGCGCGTCGGGCCGCAACGCCGCGTCGGTGGTGCTGCGCCGGCACGGCGCCCGCGCCGCGGCGTGA
- a CDS encoding acetamidase/formamidase family protein, with the protein MTTTQRAPGPLQPGEALDPRARYLPTTPETASWGWLPGAEDRPVLTIDPGDTVVVDTVSHEGVLEDQGRDPVAFFGGHGVAAADVLGDAVAIAASGLRPAGSEGGPHVVTGPIAVRGAEPGDVVTVEVLDLQLRAGYGVISNRHGKGALPGELPVVPGTVSVFATVDGDEGVIGVPGRPGRSLRFPLRPFLGLVGVATPGRLHSTPPGRHGGNLDVSVLGVGSRLHLRVQVPGAGVHVGDPHYAMGDGEVALTAFEAPLRATLRITSTRAADLRPGIAELLPLGETPQLWVPIGLDEDLGEAMRDCVRRALGLMQHGFDVDRATSLAYLSAAVDFSVSQVVDVVAGVHAAIRKADLREVTGDRPAALFGG; encoded by the coding sequence ATGACCACCACGCAGCGGGCACCCGGCCCGCTCCAGCCCGGCGAGGCACTCGACCCCCGGGCGCGGTACCTGCCGACGACACCGGAGACCGCCTCCTGGGGCTGGCTGCCCGGCGCCGAGGACCGGCCGGTGCTGACCATCGACCCCGGGGACACCGTCGTCGTCGACACCGTCAGCCACGAGGGCGTGCTCGAGGACCAGGGCCGCGACCCGGTGGCCTTCTTCGGCGGGCACGGGGTGGCCGCCGCCGACGTGCTCGGCGACGCGGTGGCCATCGCGGCGTCGGGGCTGCGGCCGGCGGGCAGCGAGGGCGGCCCGCACGTGGTGACCGGGCCGATCGCCGTCCGGGGTGCCGAGCCGGGCGACGTGGTGACCGTGGAGGTGCTCGACCTGCAGCTGCGCGCCGGGTACGGCGTCATCTCCAACCGGCACGGCAAGGGCGCGCTCCCCGGCGAGCTGCCCGTGGTCCCCGGCACGGTCAGCGTCTTCGCGACGGTGGACGGCGACGAGGGCGTGATCGGGGTGCCCGGACGCCCCGGCCGCTCGCTCCGGTTCCCGCTGCGCCCCTTCCTCGGGTTGGTGGGGGTGGCCACCCCGGGCCGGCTGCACTCGACCCCGCCCGGCCGGCACGGCGGCAACCTCGACGTCTCGGTGCTCGGCGTGGGCAGCCGGCTGCACCTGCGCGTGCAGGTGCCTGGCGCCGGGGTGCACGTGGGCGACCCGCACTACGCGATGGGCGACGGCGAGGTGGCGCTCACCGCCTTCGAGGCACCGCTGCGGGCGACCCTGCGGATCACCTCCACCCGGGCTGCCGACCTGCGTCCCGGCATCGCCGAGCTGCTGCCGCTCGGCGAGACACCGCAGCTGTGGGTGCCGATCGGCCTCGACGAGGACCTCGGCGAGGCGATGCGGGACTGCGTGCGCCGGGCGCTGGGCCTGATGCAGCACGGCTTCGACGTCGACCGGGCGACGTCGCTGGCCTACCTGTCCGCCGCCGTGGACTTCTCGGTGTCCCAGGTCGTCGACGTCGTCGCCGGGGTGCACGCCGCCATCCGCAAGGCGGACCTCCGCGAGGTGACCGGTGACCGACCGGCCGCCCTGTTCGGCGGCTGA